A single window of Sulfitobacter sp. JL08 DNA harbors:
- a CDS encoding 2-isopropylmalate synthase produces MTDKTQQDRVLIFDTTLRDGEQSPGATMTHAEKLEIAGLLDEMGVDIIEAGFPIASDGDFNAVSEIARNAKNSVICGLARANFGDIDRCWEAVKHAKFPRIHTFIGTSPLHRAIPNLNMDEMADRIHDTVSHARNLCDNVQWSPMDATRTEEDYLCRVVEIAIKAGATTINIPDTVGYTAPIESADLIRMLIEKVPGADAVVFATHCHNDLGMATANSLAAVEGGARQIECTINGLGERAGNTALEEVVMALKVRNDIMPYQTRIDATKLMNISRRVAAVSGFPVQFNKAIVGKNAFAHESGIHQDGMLKNAETFEIMRPEDVGLTETNIVMGKHSGRAALRSKLQDLGFQLGDNQLKDVFVRFKELADRKKEIYDDDLIALMRVGDDAENNRLQIKSLRVVCGTDGPQTADLTMIIDGAEHSTTQTGDGPVDASFKAVKALVPHEARLQLYQVHAVTEGTDAQATVSVRMEEDGRIVTGQSADTDTVVASARAYVHALNRLLVRREKTGPGADKREINYKDVG; encoded by the coding sequence ATGACTGACAAAACACAACAGGACCGTGTGTTGATTTTTGACACCACCTTGCGCGATGGCGAACAAAGCCCCGGCGCCACGATGACCCATGCCGAAAAGCTGGAAATCGCCGGCCTGCTGGATGAAATGGGCGTCGATATCATCGAGGCCGGTTTTCCCATCGCGTCGGACGGCGATTTCAATGCCGTGTCCGAAATCGCACGAAATGCCAAAAACAGCGTTATCTGTGGCCTTGCCCGCGCCAATTTCGGCGATATTGATCGCTGCTGGGAGGCGGTGAAACACGCCAAGTTCCCGCGCATTCACACGTTTATCGGCACCTCTCCGCTGCACCGTGCCATTCCGAACCTGAATATGGATGAAATGGCCGACCGCATCCACGACACAGTCAGCCATGCGCGCAATCTGTGCGACAACGTGCAGTGGTCGCCCATGGATGCCACCCGCACCGAAGAGGATTACCTGTGCCGGGTTGTCGAGATCGCGATCAAGGCCGGTGCCACGACCATCAATATCCCCGATACGGTCGGCTATACCGCACCCATCGAATCCGCCGATCTGATTCGGATGCTGATCGAAAAGGTACCGGGCGCGGATGCGGTGGTGTTCGCCACCCACTGTCATAATGATCTGGGCATGGCGACAGCCAATTCGCTGGCCGCCGTCGAAGGCGGCGCGCGGCAGATTGAATGTACCATCAACGGTTTGGGCGAACGCGCCGGCAATACCGCGCTGGAAGAAGTCGTGATGGCGCTGAAAGTGCGCAATGATATCATGCCCTATCAAACCCGGATCGACGCCACGAAACTGATGAACATCAGCCGTCGGGTGGCGGCAGTGTCCGGTTTCCCGGTGCAGTTCAACAAGGCAATTGTAGGCAAGAACGCCTTTGCCCATGAAAGTGGCATCCATCAGGATGGCATGCTGAAGAACGCGGAAACCTTTGAAATCATGCGCCCCGAAGATGTGGGCCTGACCGAAACCAACATTGTGATGGGCAAACATTCCGGACGCGCCGCGTTGCGGTCCAAATTGCAGGATCTCGGGTTTCAACTGGGCGACAACCAGTTGAAAGACGTGTTCGTCCGGTTCAAGGAACTGGCAGATCGCAAGAAGGAAATCTACGATGACGACCTGATTGCCCTGATGCGTGTCGGCGATGACGCCGAAAACAACCGTTTGCAGATCAAGTCGCTGCGCGTGGTGTGCGGTACGGATGGTCCGCAAACTGCCGATCTGACAATGATCATTGATGGCGCCGAGCATAGCACAACCCAAACCGGCGACGGCCCCGTGGATGCATCTTTCAAGGCCGTCAAGGCGTTGGTCCCGCACGAAGCGCGCCTGCAACTTTATCAGGTGCACGCGGTCACCGAAGGTACCGACGCGCAAGCCACGGTGTCTGTCCGCATGGAAGAAGACGGGCGTATCGTGACCGGTCAGTCGGCGGATACCGACACCGTCGTGGCAAGCGCGCGCGCCTATGTCCACGCGCTGAACCGGCTGCTGGTGCGACGCGAAAAAACCGGGCCCGGTGCCGACAAACGGGAAATCAACTACAAGGACGTCGGGTAA
- a CDS encoding rod shape-determining protein, whose amino-acid sequence MSGLFSSDMAIDLGTANTLVYVKGRGIVLSEPSVVAYHIKDGVKKVLAVGEDAKLMLGRTPGSIEAIRPMREGVIADFDTAEEMIKHFIRKVHKRSTFSKPKIIVCVPHGATPVEKRAIRQSVLSAGARRAGLIAEPIAAAIGAGMPITDPTGNMVVDIGGGTTEVAVLSLGDIVYARSVRVGGDRMDEAIISYLRRQQNLLVGESTAERIKTTIGTARMPDDGRGTSLQIRGRDLLNGVPKEIEISQAQVAEALAEPVQQICEAVMTALEATPPDLAADIVDRGVMLTGGGALLGDLDLALREQTGLAVSIADESLNCVALGTGKALEYEKQLRHAIDYDS is encoded by the coding sequence ATGAGCGGTCTCTTTTCGTCGGATATGGCGATCGATCTGGGGACGGCAAACACACTGGTCTATGTCAAAGGCCGCGGCATCGTGCTGTCCGAACCTTCGGTTGTCGCGTACCACATCAAGGACGGCGTCAAGAAGGTGCTGGCCGTTGGCGAAGATGCCAAGCTGATGCTGGGCCGCACCCCCGGTTCGATCGAAGCGATCCGCCCGATGCGTGAAGGCGTGATTGCCGATTTCGACACCGCCGAAGAGATGATCAAGCATTTCATCCGCAAAGTGCACAAACGATCCACGTTTTCCAAGCCCAAGATCATCGTATGCGTCCCGCATGGCGCAACACCGGTGGAAAAACGCGCGATCCGTCAGTCTGTTCTAAGCGCAGGCGCCCGCCGCGCCGGATTGATTGCAGAACCCATCGCAGCCGCCATCGGGGCCGGCATGCCGATCACGGATCCGACGGGCAACATGGTCGTCGATATTGGCGGCGGCACCACCGAGGTTGCAGTGTTGAGCCTTGGAGACATTGTTTATGCCCGTTCTGTCCGCGTTGGCGGCGACCGTATGGACGAAGCGATTATTTCCTATCTGCGGCGCCAGCAGAACCTGCTGGTCGGGGAATCAACGGCGGAACGGATCAAAACCACAATCGGCACCGCACGTATGCCCGATGACGGGCGGGGCACATCCCTGCAAATCCGCGGCCGTGACCTGTTGAATGGCGTGCCCAAGGAAATCGAAATCAGTCAGGCACAGGTGGCCGAGGCACTGGCCGAACCGGTTCAGCAGATCTGCGAAGCGGTGATGACAGCGCTGGAAGCGACCCCGCCCGACCTTGCCGCCGATATCGTCGACCGCGGCGTCATGCTGACCGGTGGTGGCGCGCTGCTGGGGGATCTTGATCTTGCCCTGCGCGAACAGACAGGACTGGCCGTATCGATCGCCGACGAAAGCCTGAATTGCGTTGCATTGGGCACTGGCAAAGCGCTGGAATACGAAAAACAGCTGCGCCACGCGATTGACTACGACAGCTAA
- the mreC gene encoding rod shape-determining protein MreC — protein sequence MAKDRSNGEDYTGPLRRLLMGVLLLCLLAIFLVWRIDSPRVERFRAQVTDALVPNLEWAMAPVTGFVNLIRDFQSYQRLSEQNRELRSELRQMQAWKEAALQLEQENARLLDLNNVRLDPRLTYITGVVLADSGSPFRQSVLLNVGARDGIMDGWATMDGIGLVGRISGVGKNTARVILLTDTTSRIPATVQPSGQVAMISGDNTAAPPVEFLENPDLVRPGDRVISSGDGGVFPAGLLIGQIAADPAGRLRVRLAADYERLEFLRVLRHHGAEPIADPSQIVKPAQGGETSDISEAPDG from the coding sequence TTGGCCAAAGACAGATCAAACGGCGAAGACTACACAGGTCCCCTGCGGCGATTGCTGATGGGGGTGTTGCTGTTGTGTCTGCTGGCCATTTTTCTGGTCTGGCGGATCGACAGCCCGCGGGTTGAACGGTTTCGCGCGCAGGTGACTGACGCGTTGGTACCCAATCTGGAGTGGGCGATGGCGCCGGTCACAGGCTTTGTCAATCTGATCCGGGATTTCCAAAGCTATCAGCGCCTTTCCGAACAGAACCGCGAATTGCGCAGTGAATTGCGCCAGATGCAGGCATGGAAGGAAGCGGCACTTCAGCTGGAGCAGGAAAACGCCCGCCTGCTGGACCTGAACAATGTGCGCCTTGATCCGCGGCTGACCTATATAACCGGGGTTGTTCTGGCCGACAGCGGATCGCCCTTTCGCCAATCTGTCTTGCTGAATGTTGGCGCGCGGGACGGGATCATGGATGGTTGGGCCACGATGGACGGTATCGGCCTTGTCGGGCGCATTTCCGGCGTCGGAAAAAACACGGCACGGGTCATTCTGCTGACTGATACGACCAGCCGCATTCCGGCAACGGTGCAACCCTCCGGTCAGGTGGCCATGATCTCGGGCGATAACACGGCGGCCCCGCCTGTGGAGTTTCTGGAAAACCCCGATCTGGTGCGGCCCGGTGACCGGGTCATTTCATCCGGTGATGGCGGTGTTTTTCCGGCCGGTTTGCTGATCGGACAGATCGCAGCCGATCCGGCAGGGCGCCTGCGCGTCCGGCTGGCTGCGGATTATGAGCGGTTGGAGTTTCTTCGGGTCCTGCGCCACCATGGCGCCGAGCCAATCGCAGACCCCAGCCAGATCGTGAAACCCGCGCAGGGTGGCGAAACCTCAGACATATCCGAGGCGCCGGATGGCTGA
- a CDS encoding rod shape-determining protein MreD, whose amino-acid sequence MAELTVSRLWLMRAAFVALCMFVMFLHLLPLDTTPRNWAGPDIIMALAFAWALRRPDYVPALSVALVMLLGDLLLQRPPGLLALLVLLGTENLKTRARALREAPFLSEWSAVALVMIAIALGNRLVLSILVVPQAAFSLSFLQMGMTVLCYPFVVAFTQFVMGVRKIAPGDVDLVRRGA is encoded by the coding sequence ATGGCTGAGTTGACGGTATCGCGGCTGTGGCTCATGCGTGCCGCCTTTGTGGCGCTGTGCATGTTCGTGATGTTCCTGCATCTGTTGCCACTAGACACAACGCCGCGCAATTGGGCAGGGCCAGATATCATCATGGCTCTGGCCTTTGCATGGGCATTGCGGCGGCCGGATTATGTACCGGCACTCAGCGTGGCACTGGTGATGCTGTTGGGTGATCTTCTGTTGCAGCGACCGCCCGGTCTGTTGGCATTGCTGGTTTTGTTGGGCACAGAAAACCTCAAAACACGCGCGCGCGCGCTGCGCGAGGCCCCGTTTCTGAGCGAATGGTCAGCCGTTGCGCTTGTGATGATTGCCATAGCCCTTGGAAACCGATTGGTGCTTAGTATTCTGGTCGTTCCACAAGCCGCCTTTTCGCTTAGTTTTTTGCAGATGGGTATGACTGTTCTGTGCTATCCTTTTGTCGTCGCCTTCACCCAGTTTGTCATGGGTGTGCGCAAAATTGCACCGGGCGATGTTGATCTGGTAAGACGTGGCGCATGA
- the mrdA gene encoding penicillin-binding protein 2 has translation MKKTKRDIDGSHRLLSRRALLLGGVQLAFAGALAFRMRHLQVEQADQFRLLAEENRINIRLIPPERGEIYDRNGAAIAKNVPSYRIVIVREDTGDVDKVISNLSQLIELDDDELNRAMEEMRRSAPFLPITVADKVSWEDVSKVAVNAPAMPGITPEVGLSRVYPRGSDFAHVVGYVGAVSDYDLERIEDPDQLLRIPRFQIGKVGLEAKREEILRGKAGAKRVEVNATGRVMRELDRREGQAGSDIQLTVDHKLQAYLQARLAGEAASAVIMDCDEGDLYAIGSAPTFDPNLFVRGISSADYSSLLNNKYRPLASKSVQGTYPPGSTFKMITAMAALEEGLITPDETVYCPGHLDVGGRKFHCWKRAGHGFMNLEDSLKQSCDVYYYDLALKVGIDKISAMANRFGLGVRHDLPMSAIAEGLTPTKLWKLQTHDSEWRIGDTANSSIGQGFMLASPLQLAVMSARLATGRSVTPRLIRTIDGVEEPSGAGEPMGMNENNLRKMRKAMFAVSNDRRGTAYRSRIIEDAFRMAGKTGTSQVRNITAAERRSGVIRNEDLPWERRDHALFVSFAPMDRPKFAVSVVVEHGGGGSKAAAPIARDLMLQALYGETPPLTAYPEGDRARIKSQQERLKEIHPIADIDGRGRA, from the coding sequence ATGAAGAAAACCAAACGCGATATCGACGGCAGCCACCGCTTGCTCAGTCGCCGCGCCCTGTTGCTGGGTGGCGTACAACTGGCATTTGCCGGCGCGCTTGCGTTCCGCATGCGTCATCTTCAGGTCGAACAGGCCGACCAGTTCCGCCTTTTGGCCGAAGAAAACCGCATCAACATCCGCCTGATCCCGCCAGAGCGTGGCGAAATCTATGATCGCAACGGGGCCGCGATCGCCAAGAATGTTCCCAGTTACCGGATCGTCATCGTGCGCGAAGATACTGGCGATGTGGACAAGGTTATCAGCAACCTGTCGCAGCTGATCGAACTGGACGACGATGAACTGAACCGTGCGATGGAAGAAATGCGGCGCAGTGCCCCGTTTCTGCCCATAACTGTTGCCGACAAGGTATCGTGGGAAGATGTCAGCAAGGTCGCCGTGAACGCCCCCGCCATGCCAGGCATTACACCCGAAGTCGGGCTAAGCCGCGTCTATCCGCGGGGATCGGATTTTGCCCATGTCGTAGGCTATGTCGGCGCGGTCAGCGATTATGATCTGGAACGGATCGAAGACCCCGACCAGTTGTTGCGCATTCCGCGATTCCAGATCGGCAAGGTCGGGCTTGAAGCCAAGCGCGAGGAAATATTGCGTGGCAAGGCAGGTGCCAAGCGGGTTGAAGTGAACGCCACCGGCCGCGTGATGCGCGAACTGGATCGCCGTGAAGGTCAGGCCGGGTCTGACATCCAATTGACGGTTGATCACAAGCTGCAAGCCTATTTGCAGGCGCGCCTGGCCGGCGAAGCCGCCAGCGCCGTAATTATGGATTGTGACGAAGGCGATCTTTATGCCATCGGATCGGCGCCGACTTTTGATCCGAACCTGTTTGTGCGCGGTATTTCATCAGCGGACTATTCCAGCCTTCTGAACAACAAATACCGCCCCCTGGCCAGCAAATCTGTTCAAGGCACCTATCCGCCCGGATCGACATTCAAAATGATCACCGCAATGGCAGCGCTGGAAGAAGGCCTGATTACACCGGATGAAACCGTGTATTGCCCCGGCCATCTGGACGTCGGCGGGCGCAAATTCCATTGCTGGAAGCGGGCGGGTCACGGGTTCATGAACCTGGAAGACTCTCTCAAGCAAAGTTGCGATGTGTATTATTACGATCTGGCACTGAAGGTGGGGATCGACAAGATTTCTGCTATGGCCAACCGGTTCGGCTTGGGCGTGCGCCACGATCTGCCAATGTCCGCCATAGCCGAAGGTCTGACACCCACGAAGCTTTGGAAGCTGCAAACCCACGATTCCGAATGGCGGATCGGGGACACCGCGAACTCTTCCATCGGACAGGGCTTTATGCTGGCATCTCCGCTGCAACTGGCGGTGATGTCTGCGCGGCTTGCCACAGGGCGTTCAGTTACACCGCGCCTGATCCGCACGATCGACGGCGTTGAAGAACCCAGCGGCGCGGGCGAACCGATGGGTATGAACGAAAACAATCTGCGCAAGATGCGCAAGGCCATGTTCGCCGTCAGCAATGATCGCAGGGGCACCGCCTATCGCAGCCGGATCATAGAAGATGCGTTCCGCATGGCCGGCAAGACCGGAACCAGCCAGGTCCGCAACATCACAGCCGCCGAACGGCGCAGTGGCGTGATCCGCAACGAAGACCTGCCATGGGAACGGCGCGACCACGCCCTGTTTGTCAGCTTTGCACCGATGGATCGTCCGAAATTTGCGGTTTCGGTGGTTGTTGAACACGGCGGCGGCGGCTCCAAGGCTGCGGCCCCCATTGCACGCGACCTGATGTTGCAAGCCCTTTACGGCGAAACGCCCCCGCTGACCGCCTATCCCGAAGGTGATCGCGCGCGGATCAAGTCCCAACAGGAACGACTGAAAGAGATCCATCCGATTGCCGACATTGATGGCCGGGGCCGCGCATGA
- the rodA gene encoding rod shape-determining protein RodA: protein MSYLEHSVKSVPAGVRKILYLNWPLTVLLIAVASIGFLMLYSVAGGSFTPWAEPQMKRFVLGMVLMIFVAMVPIWFWRNMAVVAYGVSVALLIMVELFGTVGMGAQRWIDLGFMRLQPSELMKITLVMLLAAYYDWLPSFRKSRPFWVLIPVIVILFPTFLVLRQPDLGTAILLLAAGGGLMFVAGVHWAYFAAVVASSIGLITAVFKSRGTDWQLLANYQFRRIDTFIDPSTDPLGAGYHITQSKIALGSGGWTGRGFMQGTQSRLNFLPEKHTDFIFTTLAEEFGFVGGISLLVLYLLIIVFCVYTALSTKDRFSSLLTLGIALNFFLFFAVNMSMVMGLAPVVGVPLPMVSYGGSAMLVLMIAFGLVQSAHVHRPR, encoded by the coding sequence ATGAGCTATCTTGAACATTCCGTCAAATCCGTTCCTGCAGGCGTCCGCAAGATTCTGTATCTGAACTGGCCCCTGACCGTCTTGCTGATCGCCGTCGCAAGCATTGGCTTTCTTATGCTGTATTCCGTGGCGGGTGGGTCGTTCACGCCCTGGGCCGAACCGCAAATGAAACGGTTCGTTCTGGGCATGGTATTGATGATCTTTGTCGCCATGGTGCCGATCTGGTTCTGGCGAAACATGGCCGTGGTCGCCTATGGCGTCTCTGTGGCTTTGTTGATCATGGTCGAATTGTTTGGCACGGTGGGCATGGGGGCGCAACGCTGGATCGATCTTGGCTTCATGCGCCTGCAACCTTCGGAATTGATGAAAATCACGCTGGTGATGCTGTTGGCAGCTTATTACGACTGGTTGCCAAGTTTCCGCAAATCCCGCCCATTCTGGGTTCTGATCCCTGTGATCGTGATCCTGTTTCCTACGTTTCTTGTTTTGCGGCAACCGGATCTGGGAACCGCCATTCTGCTGTTGGCCGCTGGCGGTGGTCTGATGTTTGTCGCTGGCGTGCACTGGGCCTATTTCGCGGCTGTCGTTGCCAGCAGCATCGGGCTGATTACCGCGGTGTTCAAAAGCCGTGGCACAGACTGGCAGTTGCTGGCCAATTACCAATTCCGCAGGATTGATACCTTTATCGATCCGTCAACCGATCCGCTGGGCGCGGGCTATCATATCACGCAATCCAAGATCGCGCTTGGCTCGGGCGGCTGGACGGGGCGCGGCTTTATGCAGGGCACACAATCACGGCTGAACTTTCTGCCGGAAAAGCACACGGATTTCATCTTTACGACACTTGCCGAAGAATTCGGCTTTGTCGGAGGGATATCTTTGCTTGTGCTTTATCTGCTGATCATCGTGTTTTGCGTTTATACCGCCTTGTCGACAAAAGACCGGTTTTCCTCTTTGCTTACTCTGGGCATCGCGTTGAACTTCTTTCTGTTCTTTGCGGTCAACATGTCGATGGTCATGGGGCTGGCACCGGTTGTGGGCGTCCCGCTTCCGATGGTCAGCTATGGCGGGTCTGCCATGCTTGTCCTTATGATCGCCTTTGGCCTGGTTCAAAGCGCACATGTCCACCGCCCTCGATAA
- a CDS encoding 2-hydroxyacid dehydrogenase, with the protein MTINILFAAAEERWEDYKGPLTRELDARGLDYDLGLAFAPEDVDYIVYAPNSALQDFTPFTRTKAVLNLWAGVEAIVGNKTLTQPLTRMVDHGLTQGMTEWVVGHSLRNHLGMDAHILQQDGVWRPGAPPLAQNRPVTVLGLGALGLSAAHALDNLGFPVTGWSRSPKSVPGITCLHGKDGLQKALSTAQICILLLPNTPDTENTLNTQTLAMMPRGAFIINPGRGPLIDDTALLAALDSGQIAHATLDVFRVEPLPADHPYWAHPSVTVTPHIAAETRAETCAEVVAENIARSEAGEPLLHLVDRDLGY; encoded by the coding sequence ATGACTATCAATATCTTGTTTGCCGCCGCTGAAGAGCGTTGGGAAGATTACAAAGGGCCACTGACCCGCGAACTGGATGCGCGTGGGCTGGATTATGATCTGGGGCTCGCCTTTGCGCCAGAGGACGTTGATTACATCGTTTACGCCCCCAATAGCGCATTACAGGATTTCACCCCGTTCACCCGTACCAAGGCGGTTCTTAACCTTTGGGCCGGGGTCGAGGCGATTGTCGGCAACAAGACACTGACGCAACCGTTGACCCGGATGGTGGATCACGGCCTGACGCAAGGCATGACAGAATGGGTTGTCGGGCACAGCCTGCGGAATCATCTGGGAATGGACGCGCATATCCTGCAACAGGATGGCGTTTGGCGCCCCGGTGCCCCGCCTCTGGCACAGAACCGGCCTGTGACAGTTCTGGGTCTGGGCGCATTGGGCCTGTCGGCCGCGCATGCCTTGGACAATCTGGGGTTTCCAGTCACAGGGTGGAGCAGATCGCCAAAATCCGTACCCGGGATCACATGCCTGCACGGAAAGGATGGATTGCAAAAGGCGCTGTCAACAGCGCAAATCTGCATCCTGTTATTGCCGAATACGCCCGACACCGAAAACACGTTGAATACACAAACACTGGCCATGATGCCGCGCGGGGCGTTCATCATCAATCCGGGGCGCGGGCCGCTGATTGACGACACGGCACTGCTTGCCGCGCTGGACAGCGGCCAGATTGCACACGCCACGCTGGATGTGTTCCGGGTGGAACCGTTGCCCGCAGATCATCCCTACTGGGCGCACCCGTCTGTAACGGTCACGCCGCATATCGCCGCTGAAACCCGTGCGGAAACCTGTGCCGAAGTGGTGGCCGAAAACATCGCGCGCAGCGAAGCCGGCGAACCGCTGTTGCATCTGGTGGACCGCGATCTGGGATACTGA
- a CDS encoding M3 family metallopeptidase, whose product MTNPLLRPWTTPFGVAPFDEVSDSDFAPALETALERHRAEIDAIAHNPDAPDFTNTIEALEAAGHDLDQVLAVFFTVAGADSNPLRETLQRDFSPKLAAHFSEISSNKALFSRVAALWAQRDSLALTPEQARVLMLTHRGFVRAGAALDGDEETRMKKIKSRLAVLGTEFTQNLLADEREWLLPLTEDDLDGLPDFAIKAARSAGVEKNAGGPVVTLSRSVIVPFLQFSDRRDLRQTAYIAWSKRGANGGATDNRDIAAEILALRQERAQLLGYDSFADYKLETEMAKTPQAVRDLLMAVWEPAKAQALSDADVLTEMMHKDGFNGDLEPWDWRYYAEKRRKAEHDLDEAALKPYLQLDRMIEAAFACANRLFGLSFKPLDIPLYHPDCRAWEVTRNGQHLAVFIGDYFARGSKRSGAWCSAMRAQAKYPKEQTPIVINVCNFAKGDPALLSYDDARTLFHEFGHALHQMLSDVTYESVSGTSVARDFVELPSQLFEHWLEVPEVLSEFATHCETGIPMPQDILDKVLKAANFDMGFATVEYVASALVDLEFHNGAAPTDPMARQADVLADLGMPHAIGMRHATPHFAHVFASDGYSSGYYSYMWSEVMDADAFAAFEEAGNAFDPVRAAALETHILSTGGSQDAEALYKAFRGRLPGVEALLKGRGLAA is encoded by the coding sequence ATGACGAACCCGCTTTTGCGCCCGTGGACGACGCCATTTGGAGTCGCCCCCTTTGATGAGGTTTCCGACAGCGATTTCGCCCCGGCCCTTGAAACCGCTTTGGAACGGCACCGCGCCGAGATAGACGCGATCGCGCATAATCCGGACGCACCCGACTTTACCAATACGATCGAAGCACTGGAGGCGGCGGGCCACGATCTGGATCAGGTTCTTGCCGTGTTTTTTACCGTTGCAGGGGCCGACAGCAATCCGTTACGCGAAACCCTGCAACGTGATTTTTCACCCAAACTGGCAGCGCATTTTTCCGAGATTTCTTCCAACAAGGCGTTGTTTTCGCGGGTCGCTGCTCTTTGGGCGCAGCGTGACAGTCTTGCCCTGACGCCGGAACAGGCCCGCGTGCTTATGTTGACCCATCGCGGGTTCGTACGTGCCGGCGCTGCGCTGGACGGTGACGAAGAAACGCGCATGAAAAAGATCAAATCGCGGCTGGCCGTATTGGGAACCGAGTTTACCCAGAACCTGCTGGCTGACGAACGCGAATGGCTGCTGCCATTGACCGAGGACGATCTGGATGGCTTGCCGGATTTTGCGATCAAAGCGGCGCGCTCCGCCGGAGTGGAGAAGAACGCAGGCGGGCCGGTTGTGACGTTGTCGCGATCTGTCATTGTTCCGTTTCTGCAATTCTCCGACCGGCGAGACTTGCGTCAGACCGCTTATATCGCGTGGTCAAAGCGCGGCGCAAATGGCGGCGCGACAGACAACCGGGATATTGCCGCCGAAATACTGGCGCTGCGGCAGGAACGCGCGCAGCTTTTGGGCTATGACAGTTTTGCCGATTACAAGCTTGAAACCGAAATGGCCAAAACCCCGCAGGCCGTGCGCGATTTGTTGATGGCTGTATGGGAACCGGCCAAAGCGCAGGCGTTGTCGGACGCAGACGTTCTGACCGAGATGATGCACAAAGACGGGTTCAACGGCGATCTGGAGCCGTGGGACTGGCGTTACTATGCGGAGAAAAGGCGTAAAGCTGAACATGATCTGGATGAGGCGGCGCTGAAACCTTATCTGCAACTGGACCGCATGATAGAAGCCGCTTTTGCCTGCGCGAACCGGTTGTTCGGCCTGTCGTTCAAGCCACTGGATATCCCGCTTTATCACCCAGACTGCCGCGCGTGGGAGGTAACGCGAAACGGCCAACATCTGGCGGTTTTCATAGGTGATTATTTCGCCCGTGGGTCAAAACGGTCTGGCGCCTGGTGTTCCGCAATGCGGGCACAAGCGAAATACCCGAAAGAACAGACCCCTATCGTGATAAATGTCTGCAACTTTGCCAAGGGCGATCCGGCTTTGTTGTCATATGATGACGCGCGCACGCTTTTCCATGAATTCGGGCATGCGCTGCACCAGATGCTGTCTGATGTGACCTATGAAAGCGTTTCGGGCACATCCGTGGCTCGTGATTTCGTTGAATTGCCCAGCCAGCTTTTCGAGCACTGGCTGGAAGTGCCCGAAGTCCTGTCAGAATTCGCGACGCATTGTGAAACGGGTATACCGATGCCGCAGGATATTCTGGACAAGGTATTGAAGGCGGCAAATTTCGATATGGGCTTTGCCACGGTCGAATATGTTGCATCGGCGCTGGTTGATCTGGAGTTTCACAACGGCGCGGCCCCCACGGACCCCATGGCGCGTCAAGCCGATGTTCTGGCAGATCTGGGCATGCCACACGCCATCGGAATGCGCCACGCCACACCGCATTTTGCCCATGTCTTTGCGAGCGACGGGTATTCCAGCGGCTATTACAGTTACATGTGGTCCGAAGTCATGGATGCGGATGCATTTGCGGCCTTTGAAGAGGCTGGAAACGCCTTTGATCCGGTTCGTGCGGCGGCTCTTGAAACCCACATTCTGTCGACCGGTGGTTCACAGGATGCCGAAGCGCTTTACAAGGCGTTCCGCGGTCGTTTGCCCGGCGTCGAGGCGTTGCTGAAGGGACGCGGGCTGGCGGCCTGA